A window of Rhododendron vialii isolate Sample 1 chromosome 13a, ASM3025357v1 contains these coding sequences:
- the LOC131313756 gene encoding agmatine hydroxycinnamoyltransferase 1-like, translating to MKVRKESSRIVKPTYEGTPPTNISYTPLSVFDKVTYDNHMAVIYAYRPPTPPNAALELGLKKALSVYREWAGRLGKNEDGDLVILLNDKGVRFVEASAECTLNQAMPFKPSMSLLALHPSWKGVEELVQVQLTRFTCGSMVVGFTANHLVADGNATSNFLVAWGQACRGLEIYPIPFRNRGIFSPRDPPRFEFEHRGTEFTSEKIKKDYPSVDNTIMDDIVVHEVHFSFEFLAKLKAKASAMNGTNKSYSTFESLVAHL from the coding sequence ATGAAGGTGAGAAAAGAGAGCTCAAGGATTGTCAAGCCAACTTATGAGGGCACCCCTCCCACAAACATATCCTATACTCCCTTGAGCGTTTTCGATAAGGTCACTTATGATAACCATATGGCAGTTATCTATGCCTACCGCCCGCCAACCCCTCCGAATGCGGCCCTGGAGCTAGGGCTCAAGAAGGCGCTGTCGGTGTACAGGGAGTGGGCTGGGAGGTTGGGAAAGAACGAAGACGGTGACCTCGTCATTCTTCTCAATGACAAAGGGGTGAGGTTTGTTGAGGCATCGGCGGAGTGCACTCTCAATCAAGCCATGCCATTTAAGCCCTCGATGTCCCTGCTCGCCCTTCACCCCAGCTGGAAGGGCGTAGAAGAGTTGGTGCAGGTTCAACTCACGAGGTTCACTTGCGGCTCTATGGTGGTAGGCTTCACAGCCAACCACCTTGTGGCTGACGGCAATGCCACGAGCAATTTCTTGGTTGCATGGGGCCAAGCTTGTCGCGGACTTGAGATTTATCCTATTCCTTTCCGTAACCGTGGCATTTTCTCTCCTAGAGACCCTCCTAGATTTGAGTTTGAACACAGGGGAACGGAATTCACGAGTGAGAAAATCAAGAAGGATTATCCTTCCGTTGATAATACCATCATGGATGACATTGTGGTGCATGAGGTTCATTTCTCATTTGAGTTTCTTGCCAAGCTCAAGGCCAAGGCTTCCGCCATGAATGGCACTAACAAGTCCTATAGCACTTTTGAGAGCTTGGTCGCTCATCTGTGA